In one window of Streptomyces sp. NBC_01224 DNA:
- a CDS encoding Fpg/Nei family DNA glycosylase — protein sequence MPEGHTIHRLAADHRDRFAGRPVRVSSPQGKFSDSAALLDGRTFTGVDAHGKHLFLGFEDAGWVHIHLGLFGKLGFGTTPAPPPTDTVRLRLVTDGHHADLRGPTTCALITDPEKRAIHDRLGPDPLRTDEDGERAWRRISRSRITVAALLMDQKVIAGVGNVYRAEVLFRHGIDPYRLGRDLTRAEWDAVWADLVVLMREGVRNNRIDTVRPEHMPEAMGRLPRVDDHGGEVYVYRRARQACHICGGEIRTADLAARNLFWCPGCQRA from the coding sequence GTGCCCGAGGGACACACGATCCACCGCCTCGCGGCGGACCACCGGGACAGGTTCGCCGGGCGTCCGGTGCGGGTGAGCAGCCCGCAGGGCAAGTTCTCCGACAGCGCCGCGCTGCTGGACGGCCGCACGTTCACCGGCGTCGACGCCCACGGCAAGCACCTCTTCCTCGGTTTCGAGGACGCCGGCTGGGTCCACATCCACCTGGGCCTCTTCGGCAAGCTCGGCTTCGGTACGACCCCGGCCCCGCCGCCCACCGACACCGTCCGGCTGCGCCTGGTGACCGACGGCCACCACGCGGATCTGCGCGGCCCCACCACGTGCGCGCTGATCACCGACCCCGAGAAGCGCGCGATACACGACCGCCTAGGCCCGGACCCGCTGCGGACCGACGAGGACGGCGAGCGGGCCTGGCGGCGGATCTCCCGCAGCCGTATCACCGTCGCGGCCCTGTTGATGGACCAGAAGGTCATCGCGGGGGTCGGCAACGTGTACCGCGCGGAGGTGCTGTTCCGGCACGGGATCGACCCGTACCGCCTGGGCCGGGACCTCACGCGGGCGGAGTGGGACGCGGTCTGGGCCGACCTGGTGGTGCTGATGCGCGAGGGCGTACGGAACAACCGGATCGACACGGTCCGCCCCGAGCACATGCCGGAGGCGATGGGGCGTCTGCCGCGCGTCGACGACCACGGCGGCGAGGTGTACGTGTACCGCAGGGCCCGGCAGGCCTGCCACATCTGCGGCGGCGAGATCCGCACCGCCGACCTCGCCGCCCGCAACCTCTTCTGGTGCCCGGGCTGCCAGCGCGCTTAG
- a CDS encoding ribose-5-phosphate isomerase, producing MRVYLGSDHAGYELKNHLVEWLTAQGHEAVDCGPHIYDAQDDYPPFCLRAAEKTAADPDSLGIVIGGSGNGEQIAANKVKGVRAALAWSEQTAALGREHNNANVVAIGGRMHSVEESTKFVEIFLATPYSGEARHTRRIEMLTAYETTGELPPIPAHHPKQG from the coding sequence TCGGACCATGCCGGCTATGAACTCAAGAACCACCTCGTCGAGTGGCTCACGGCCCAGGGCCACGAGGCCGTCGACTGTGGCCCACACATCTACGACGCCCAGGACGACTACCCGCCGTTCTGCCTGCGTGCCGCCGAGAAGACGGCCGCGGACCCGGACAGCCTCGGCATCGTGATCGGCGGCTCCGGCAACGGCGAGCAGATCGCCGCCAACAAGGTCAAGGGCGTGCGTGCCGCACTCGCCTGGAGCGAGCAGACCGCCGCGCTCGGCCGTGAGCACAACAACGCCAATGTGGTCGCCATCGGTGGCCGGATGCACTCGGTGGAGGAGTCCACCAAGTTCGTCGAGATCTTCCTCGCCACTCCGTACTCGGGCGAGGCGCGTCACACCCGCCGCATCGAGATGCTGACGGCGTACGAGACGACCGGCGAGCTCCCCCCGATCCCGGCCCACCACCCGAAGCAGGGCTGA